One Gordonia sp. SID5947 genomic region harbors:
- a CDS encoding ABC transporter permease, translating to MIRRPAIPAGLPAWLYLPAALGITLIVLPPIALLAQTPWDTFLDQVGSQSSRQALWLSLRTAAISTLLCVALGVPMAVVFARHDGAVTRLLRSLVLLPLVLPPVVGGIALLYTFGRFGLVGEHLRAIGIDIAFTSAAVVLAQTFVALPFLVISVEGALRVAGTRYEEVAATLGAGPSRTLWRVTLPLVVPSLLAGVVLAFARAMGEFGATITFAGNAPGITQTAPLAIYVAEIDDPQAAIPLSLVLVVVSLIVVVAVHTRRRRSVQEAL from the coding sequence TTGATCCGCAGACCAGCCATCCCCGCCGGGCTACCCGCCTGGCTGTATCTTCCGGCGGCCCTCGGCATCACGCTGATCGTGCTGCCCCCCATCGCGCTGCTGGCGCAGACACCGTGGGACACCTTCCTCGATCAGGTCGGCTCCCAATCGTCGCGGCAGGCACTGTGGTTGTCGCTGCGGACAGCGGCGATCAGCACGCTGTTGTGTGTCGCGCTCGGCGTGCCGATGGCGGTGGTGTTCGCGCGCCACGACGGTGCCGTCACCCGGTTGTTGAGATCACTGGTCCTGCTGCCGCTGGTGTTGCCGCCAGTGGTCGGCGGCATCGCCTTGCTCTACACCTTCGGCCGGTTCGGTCTCGTCGGAGAGCATCTGCGCGCCATCGGCATCGACATCGCGTTCACATCGGCAGCGGTGGTCCTGGCGCAGACCTTTGTGGCGCTGCCGTTCCTGGTCATCAGCGTCGAAGGCGCGTTGCGGGTTGCCGGGACGAGGTATGAGGAGGTGGCCGCGACTCTCGGGGCCGGTCCCTCGCGAACCCTTTGGCGGGTGACCCTGCCGCTCGTCGTACCGTCGCTGTTGGCTGGGGTGGTACTGGCATTCGCCAGGGCCATGGGGGAATTCGGCGCGACGATCACCTTCGCGGGCAATGCGCCGGGCATCACCCAGACCGCGCCGCTCGCGATCTACGTCGCGGAGATCGACGACCCGCAGGCCGCGATACCGTTGTCGCTGGTGCTGGTGGTCGTCTCATTGATCGTCGTGGTCGCGGTACACACCCGACGTCGCCGGTCGGTCCAGGAGGCGCTGTGA
- the modA gene encoding molybdate ABC transporter substrate-binding protein, whose protein sequence is MRKILAAASVVVSVVVASGCSSSDDAASSGPSPTTLNVSAAASLKKTFTAIADEFEKQHPGTTVSLSFDGSSTLANQIKQGAPADVFASADQKNMEKLGEEAVDPKTFATNTLVIVTAPGNPKGITSFADLDKPGVTTVVCQAAQPCGSATATVERDTGVTIDAASEEQSVSAVLTKVTSGQADAGLVYVTDAKGAGDKVATVTDPAFASVVNSYPIATVRDAANEGVAEEFVDAVLSPAGRQIFRQAGFGKP, encoded by the coding sequence GTGAGGAAGATCCTGGCCGCCGCGTCGGTGGTCGTGTCGGTGGTGGTGGCATCCGGTTGCTCGTCGTCGGATGACGCCGCGTCGTCCGGCCCGTCCCCGACGACGCTGAACGTTTCTGCCGCAGCGTCATTGAAGAAGACGTTCACCGCGATCGCCGACGAATTCGAGAAGCAGCATCCGGGCACCACGGTGTCGCTGTCCTTCGACGGCTCGTCGACCCTGGCGAACCAGATCAAGCAGGGCGCCCCCGCCGACGTCTTCGCCAGCGCGGACCAGAAGAACATGGAGAAACTGGGCGAGGAGGCGGTCGACCCGAAGACCTTTGCCACCAACACCTTGGTGATCGTGACGGCGCCGGGTAATCCAAAGGGCATCACGTCCTTCGCCGACCTCGACAAGCCGGGCGTGACCACCGTCGTATGCCAGGCGGCGCAGCCGTGCGGCAGCGCGACCGCCACCGTGGAACGCGACACCGGCGTCACCATCGACGCGGCCTCCGAGGAGCAATCGGTCAGCGCGGTGCTCACCAAGGTGACGTCGGGACAGGCAGACGCCGGCCTGGTGTACGTGACCGACGCCAAGGGAGCGGGCGACAAGGTCGCGACCGTGACGGACCCGGCTTTTGCGTCGGTGGTCAACTCGTACCCGATCGCCACGGTCCGGGACGCTGCGAACGAGGGCGTCGCCGAGGAGTTCGTCGATGCAGTGCTGAGCCCGGCCGGCCGGCAGATCTTCCGGCAAGCGGGATTCGGAAAGCCTTGA
- a CDS encoding TOBE domain-containing protein — MNVIRVRDAAMLLGVSDDTVRRWIAAGELTASTGDREVTAVDGAELAALARRRAATPPDDDGVLRSARNRFAGLVTAVSIDGVMAQVTMQCGPFEVTSLMSADAARELQLAPGSVATAVVKATTVIVETKRAGQ; from the coding sequence ATGAATGTCATTCGAGTGCGTGATGCCGCCATGTTGCTGGGCGTCAGCGACGACACCGTACGACGGTGGATCGCCGCAGGCGAACTGACGGCGTCCACCGGCGATCGTGAGGTCACCGCGGTCGACGGAGCCGAACTGGCCGCGCTCGCCCGCAGGCGGGCCGCGACGCCGCCGGACGACGACGGGGTCCTGCGGTCGGCGCGCAATCGGTTCGCCGGCCTCGTCACCGCGGTGTCGATCGACGGGGTGATGGCGCAGGTGACGATGCAGTGCGGCCCATTCGAAGTGACCTCGCTGATGAGCGCCGACGCGGCACGCGAACTGCAGTTGGCTCCGGGATCGGTCGCCACCGCGGTGGTGAAGGCCACCACCGTGATCGTCGAGACGAAACGAGCCGGACAGTGA